The region TATTACACCATCAGACTGGACGATTTTTTCTAGAATCGGTTTGAAATCATCATTATAAACACATTTTCCATAATGACGACCATTAATTTTTTTACATGCAAAACAACTTTTACAACCATTAAAAGGAATATCATACAAATTAATTGATTCAATTTCAGAATCATTACAAACTGATTTTATTCCTTCTGATGATTTTTCTAGAAGCTGAGCAGTATTTCCATCTTTTCTAGGGCTACCATTTATAATAAAAAATTTCATTCTTCTGCCTTAATTTTATTACAAAGCTCAACAGCTTTTTTAGCAGCTTTTTCCATGGATATTTCATATGGAATTCCTGCTTCTTCAAGTATTTTTTGACCTTCTTCCTCATTAGTACCAGTTAATCTAATAACAATAGAAACCAAACTTTTTGATTCTTTAATAGCATCAACTACACCATGAGCCACATCATCTGCTTTAGTAATTCCACCTAAAACATTTAAGAATACTACTTTAACAGGTTCATAATTTAATACTATGTTAAGAGATTTTTTAATACTTTCTTCTGAAGCTCCACCACCAATATCTAAAAATGTGGCTGGTTCTCCACCATGAAACTTAATCATATCCATACCGGTTAAAGTTAAACCTGCACCATTACCAATAACTGCAATATCACCATCTAATTTAACAAAGTCTATTGCTTTTTTCTTATAACGTGCAAGTTTTACTAATTCTTGATGCCTATATAATGAATCATTTTCAACAACGAATTTTGCATCAGCAGCAATCAAACCATCATCAGTTAGAACTAATGGATTGATTTCCGCTGTTTCAGCATCATATTTCTCAAATAATTTATATAATTTATATATTACATCACCCATTGGAGAAATTAACTCAGAAGAAACACCCATTTTACGAGCAATTTCACGAGCTTCATATGGTAAGAATTCAATTAAAGGATTTGGATGATATTTAATTATTTTTTCAGGATTATTTTTAGCTAAATTCTCAATCTCAACTCCACCTTCATTACTTACCATAATAACTGGTCTTTTATTAGCTCTGTCAATTGAAATACTTAAGAAATATTCTTTAATAATATTTGCTTTTTTCTCAATTAAAAGCTGATGTACTTTTTCACCATTAATGGTGCTTCCCAATAATGAATCAGCTACTTTATATGTTTGACCCGGATTATCTGCAAATTTAATACCTCCAGCTTTACCTCTACCACCAACTAATACTTGTGATTTAATAGCTACAGGTACACCCATGTCAGATGCAATAGTAGTTGCTTCTTCAGCAGAATTTGCAACATGTCCTTCTAAAATTGGAATTCCTTCTTCATCAAAAATTCTTTTTGCCATATATTCAAAAAACTTCATCATAACACCTAATTAGAAATTATATCCTGCTTCAAAAGCAGCTATATTTTTATCTTCAGTTCCTGCAGGAACACTAGCTTTAATTGACTCCATAGCTGCATCTTTAGATATAACTTCTGTAATTTTTGTAATAGCTCCAACCATGACAATATTAGCTACAATTTTAAGACCAATATCATCCATTGCTGTTTTAGTTGCTGGAGCATTGTAAACTTTAATATTATGTTCATCAATAAAATCTTGAACATCTTCAATAGTTGTTGTTCCAGGATCAACGATTAAAATCCCATTATCCTTCAAATCAACAATATATTTAAGTAAAGCTTCATGAGACATTGCTACTAAAATATCTGGACTTTGAACTTTAGGATAATCAATTTTTCCATCACTAATAACAACTTCACATTTAGAAGCTCCTCCACGAGCTTCAGGACCATAAGATTGAGTTTGAACTGCTTCATTTTTATCAAAAAGACAAGCAGCTTTTCCTAAAATAATTCCTGCAAGAATTACTCCTTGACCTCCAAACCCACCTATTCTCAATTCTTTTCTCATTATTATCCTCCAGTTTATACATCTGATTCATATGCAGAATTAATAAGAGTTCTGCTACCTGATTTATCTTCACTTAATTTTTCAATATTATCACTAAATTCTGCTCTTGATTTATTTACAAATTCGCCAGTGACAATTTTTCCAATTAATTCTTCATCACTCATACCTTCAGCTTCTTCTTTAGATAAAGTGTTTATTTTCATAGTTACTGCCATAGCTGTAGGAGTTCTAAGTTTATTTTTACGACCATAATAAGTTGGACATTGTGAAACAACTTCAACAAATGAAAAACCAGGATTTTTCAAAGCGGTACTAATAGACTCTACTAATTCATCAACTTGAACAGTAGTCCATCTTGCACAATAAGTTGCACCAGCTGCAGCAACTAGTTCTGCTAACTTAAATGGATAATCACCATTTCCATAAGGTGCAGTTGTTCCAAAACTACCTTTTGGAGAAGTTGGACTAATTTGACCACCAGTCATTCCATAAATATTATTGTTAATACAGATAACAGTTAAATTAATATTTCTTCTAGCAGCATGAATTAAATGATTACCACCAATAGAAGCAGCATCACCATCACCAGTAAATACAACAACGTCTAAATCAGAATTAGATACTTTTAAACCAGTTGCAAAACTAAGTGCTCTTCCATGAGTTGTGTGTAATGAATCACATTTAACATAACCTGGAATTCTTGAAGAACATCCAATACCTGAAACCATAGCTATATTATCAAAATTCATTTCTGCTTCTTCCATTCCTTTAAAAAAAGCATTCATAATACTACCATTTCCACAACCTGGACAAAAGATATGGGGAAGCCTGTCTTCCCTCATATAAGGAATAAATTTATTTCCATCAGGATTTTTTTCAATTGACATTTAGTTTCCTCCAATCTCTTCGATTTTTGATAAAATTTCTTCAGGAGTTGGTAATAATCCCCCAATAACACCTAAAAGATGAGTATTAGATTTACCTGCAATTACTCTATCTACTTCATAATACATTTGACCTAAATTCATTTCAACAACTAAAACATCACTTGCAGTTTTAGTTAATTCTTTTATTTGTTCTTCTGGGAAAGGCCATGGAGTATCAATCTTAATATAACCTACTTTTTTACCATTAGCTCTAGCTTCTTTTGTAGCAGTTATAACAGATCTAACTGGAGCACCATATGACACAATAACAATATCTGCATCTTCACAGTTTTCAGATTGTATAGAGCATATTTTATCCTTATTTTTTAATACTTTATTACATAAACGTTTAACAAGAGTTTGATGAGTTTCTGGAGAATTAGTATCTGGGTAACCTCTTTCATCATGAGTTAAACCAGTTACATGAACATCAAAACCTGCACCAAATGAAGGCATTGGATTTGTACCATTTTCAACATTTTTAAATGGTAAAAAATCATCCTTGTTTTCAGGCATTTTTCTTGGAGTAATTTCAATATCATCCTCAACAATGATTTTTTCCCTCATATGTCCAATAACCTCATCAGCTAAAACAAATACAGGAGTTCTGTATTCTTCAGCTAAATTAAATGCTCTTATAGTAAAATCAAAGAATTCCTGAACACTAGATGGAGACAAAGCTATTGGTTCATAATCTCCGTGAGATCCCCAACGAGCCTGCATCATATCTGCTTGAGCAGCCATTGTTGGTTGACCAGTAGATGGAGAACCTCTTTGAACGTTAACAATTACAATAGGAGTTTCTGAAATAAATGCATAACCAATATTTTCTTGCATTAAAGAAATACCTGGCCCGGAGGTAGCAGTCATAGATTTAGAACCTCCCCATGATCCTCCAATAATAGCTCCTGCTGATGCAATTTCATCTTCCATTTGAACAAAAGCCCCACCAACTTTTGGAAGTTCACGAGCTAAAGTTTCAGCTACTTCAGTAGATGGAGTGATAGGATATCCTGCAAAAAATCTGCAACCTGCTTTTAGTGCACCTTTTGCACATGCTTCATTTCCTTGAATAAAAAATTCTTCTGACATGATAATTTCCTCCTAATTCTCCTCTAAATTATTTACTGTGATAGCTTGATCAGGACATGCTAATTCACATTTACCACATTTATCACACCTATCTCCAAAATTAATATAAGGTAATTGTACACCTTTCTTATTAGGCTCAGAAGATATTGCATAAACATTTTGTGGACACATATATAAACAAAGGTGACAACCTTTGCATAATTTTTCGTCAATAATAATCATTCACAATCTCCTAAAAAATTATAATAAATTAAAATAGATTATGTATTATATATGTTTTAATACATTTAAAAAGTTTATTATAAATCATGATAATTTACAGAAAAATAAAAAATTAAAGTACAAATCAAAAATAAATGATTGATTAAACAAAAAAATATTTATTAAGAAATTTTAATCAAAAAATTGAACAAAACTAAGTTTTAAACAATAAAACTATTCAAATTTACAAAGTGATGAAAAATATGAAAAAAATAAAAACACCAATAACTGATGAAGAAATAAATAAACTCCAAATTGGAGATAAAATATCATTATCTGGAGTAATGTATACAGGAAGAGATGCAGCACTACCCCAATTAGTAGAATTAATAAAAAAAGGAAAATCACCAATTAACACTAATGGAATAGCAATAATGCATACTGCAGTAAGTGATGCAGGAATAGCTCCAACAACAAGTAATAAAGAAGAAATAGAGTCTACAATTCCTTTTTTAAGTAAACATGGTGTTAAAATTCATATTGGCAAAGGAATGTTAAATGATGAAACTAAAAAAGCTTTAAATAAAAATAATTCTATTTTTGTAATAACACCACCTGTAGCAGCATTACTTACAAATAAAGTTTCAGAAAAAAAGTGTGTTGCATTTAAAAATGAAGGCATCGAAGCATTATATGAATTAAAAGTAGAAAATATCCCAGGAATAATTGCTATTGCCCATGGAAAAAGTATTTAGAAGAAGAATTATTCTTCTGCTTCTTCTTCATCATCTTCTTGTTTTTTCTCAAAGGAATCAACAAAGTTGACTTTTTCAAAGTCCATGTTTTCCCAAATATCTTTAGCTATTCTAAATCTTGCAAAAGTCACATCCATGTAAGATTTTTGATCAAATTTAGTAACATCATCTAAAGTTATGTTTACAACATCACCATCAATATCAATTACAGTTTTGTTAATATCCATATTAGGAGCTGCATAATGTAACTCAATCATACTTTTAATTTTATCTTCATCATCTTCAATAATTTCAGTAACATCAACATCAAAAACTAAATCTTTACCTGCTAATTCATGGTTGAAATCTACTTTTACTCTTCCACCATTAACAGTTAATATTTTACCAGTGTTTCCTTCAGAGGTAATTTTCATACCCGGTACTGGAGTCATACCTTGCCTTTTGAATTCTTTCATTGGGATTAATTGGATTAATTGTCTGTTTCTAGGTCCAAAAGCATTTTCACTATCAATTTCAATAGTTTTAGAGTCTCCTGCTTCTAATCCAACAATAGCTTCTTCAATAGCAGGTAATAAATGATTTCCACCAACAATAATTGGAATAGGTTTATATTCTTTATTTTCATCAAATAAACCTGCTTCTTTAGCTACATCTTCAAAAGTAGTATCAAATATTTCATCATTTTCTTGAATTTTTCCAGTAAAATTTAATCTTACAAAATCTCCATTATTAATAGCCATAATAAACGCTCCTAAATAAATTTTAATATGTAACCTATGTTAACATTATAACACTTATTAAATTTATAAATAATGCCTTATTAATGTTTTCATAAACTATGCTAAAACAGATTAGTTAATAAAAGAGAAATATATTATTTGACAAATGGTCTTAAAAAATTTATTAATATATCTAAAATTAAAATTATAAATCATGCAAAGAAAAGGAGCAGTTAATTTACCACTTCATGGAGGTCATCCCCCTAAATGGTTATTTACAAGAATGGTTAAACTATCCAAAGCAATTACTGAAGTTATTCTTGATGAATATGGACCTCATGAATTTTTAAACAGGATATCAAACCCATATTGGTTCCAATCCTTTTCTTGTGTTTTAGGTTTTGATTGGCATTCTTCAGGAACAACTACAACAACCCTTGGAGCTTTAAAACAATCCATTAAACCTGAAGAACATGGATTATATATTAGTGGAGGAAAAGGGCCAAAATCTCGTAAAACTCCAGAAGGCATACAAAGAGCTGGAGATTTATTTAATTTAAGAACAAATACTATTGAAAATATGGTGAAAAGCAGTAAATTATCAGCTAAAATAGATAATTCCTGTATTCAAGATGGTTACACATTATACCAACATAATTTTTTCATTACAGAAAAAGGATATTGGGCTGTTGTTCAACAAGGTTTAAATACTGAAAATAAATATGCGCGACGTTATCATTGGATGAGTGATACTGCAATTGATTTCTTAGAAGAACCCCATAGTGCAATTTCATGTGATATTAAAAATCCAAAATCATTAAATATGACTGATAAAGAAAGCAAAGAAGCTCAAAAAATTAGTGTTGATTTAATTAATGATAATCCAGAACATTTACGTAGCTATTTTAAAAGAAAAGATAATCAAATGCTATTAACCGATTTTACAATGCCTTCACACCATCCAGTTCTGGATATGGATATTTCTGATAAAGAGTTTGAAGTTCTTAAAAACGCTTGGGAAATCCAACCTGAAAACTATGAAGAGTTAATTTTACTTAAGGGAATTGGACCTAAAAAAATAAGAGCACTAGCTTTAATTTCTGATTTAGTATTTGGTGAACCTGCAAGCTGGGAAGATCCTGTAAAATACAGTTTTACCCATGGAGGTAAAGACGGATTTCCATACCCTGTTGACAAAGAAGTTTATGACAATTCCATAAACACTATGAGAGATGCAATTGATCAAGCTAGATTAAAAAAAGATGAAAAAATGAAAGCCATCAAAAGATTAGATGACTTTATTAAGTAATATTATCTATTTTCATCATGAATATTAACATTTTTACCATGTGCTGTTGGAATAACTTCAAATACTGGATTTTCAAATTCCAAATCAAATTCTTTACCATCCATTAATAAATGTTGGAAAACAGCAAGAGAAGAAACTTCAGAATGAGGTTGAGTAGTTACTGAAACATTCCAATCCGCACTTTTATATACTTTTCCAGGAACTTTAGCACCACCAACAACAATTAAAATATCAGCACCAGATTCTTGAACCTCCCCAACAATTTCATGGGCTTGAGAACCATACATAGTTAAATGAACTACTTTTCCACCATTATCTTTCCATTTATTGATTATACCCATATAATTTTTAGCATATTCAATTTCAAAATTTCCACCCCATCTATTAGCAGTATCCATTACATTTTCCATGAGTTTATGGTCTTCTTCACCACTTAAATAAATCTTACTAGCTCCAAAAGCTCTTGAAGTTAAACATACATGAGTTGTTATACGAGTATCTCTTCCAATTCTATGGTCTAATCTTAAAACATTTACATTCATTATATCACATCATAAAAAAAATAAAGCTACTGACATAAATAATAATGCCATCAACCTTCCAACTTCATTAGACATTCCTAAAACATCACCATTAGCTATCTCAAAGTTACGTTTAGCAATAAATGCAATTAAAGCACCTGCTACAATAGCACCAACTAAACCTATAATTCCAATAACATCCCCAACCAAATAAGCAATAACTCCTACAATGATTGTAGAAAGAATATAATTAAACATATTGGTTGAATAAATAAAATAACAACCAATACCTCCATCTAAAGGTTTTGAAATTAATGCAGTAGTTAAAAGTGAAGATTTAGCCACCATTTCACAAATAATAATTGCAGCTATACATCCATAATCTAAAACATTATAAATACCTGCAACTGTTAAACTAGCCACAATAAATAAAGTTGCAACTCCCCCAGCACCAACTGAAGAATCTTTCATCACACTTATTTTCTTTTGCGGATCTCCATGAACCATGACCCCATCAGCCATGTCCATCACACCATCCAAATGATTATATCCAGTTATTATCATTAAAAAAGCATAAGTTAATACTGCAGTGAAAAATGAATTTAAATGTAATACATCTGCACAAATTATTCCACAAACAGCTGCTAAAATACCAATGACTAAATGAATAAATGGCCAACACCAAACTAACCTAGTCATGTACTCTATTGAGGTATATTGATTAACTGGAATAATAGTTGAAAAAGATAAAAGTCCTAAAAGAGATTTAATTGGTGAAAATCTTTCATTTTCTTCATTATCCATATTAATTACTCCTCAAAAATTTTTGACATACATCCCGCAATTAAACCTGCAAATATGTCATCTACCATAGGTCCTAAACCTCCAATAATTCCAGGTTTTGCTTCATCATAACGTTTAAAATTAAATGTTGCCTTAGTTCCTGCAATTTGATTAGATATAGCTAAACCTAATACTTCATCAGTGTAAAGATATGCTGGATCATCACTTACATCAACTTCCCTTATTCTTCCACCAGTAAAATCAGCTTCAGTTCGAATAGCTGCCATCAATAAAGCAATAACATTAATATCACATAATGATTTTAAAATTTGAGCTTCAAGTTTTTCAGAAATTTCTTCAGTAACCTCCACACCTGCAACAAGTGCCAAACCTGCTTCTACTAAGTCACCTAAAAGAATACCTTCAGATACAAAATAGTCCAATATTCCAAAAGACAATTCAAGTTTTTCAATTGCATCTTCACAACTAATTATAACTGCTTCTTCAATTGATGTTGCAAGCTCTTCAAAAACAAATTGATTGTCATCATATTGGTTATTTACAATATCCACACTATTTTCATCAGCAGATGCATTTTCAGGAACATTAGCTAAAACAGCAAGAAAATCATTTTTATTTAATATATTTTCTATATGTAATGGAAGACAAAGCCCACGTAAAAACTCTGCTTTAGCTTTAACGACTGTTTTATAAATTTTTAATAACATTCCAGGAGATAAAGTTTTATCAATATATAAAACATGATTTATATCAATTCTAGCATCTGTAAATCCTTTTGGAGAATTTGCTACTTTAAGATTTTCAGTGAAATCTTCAATAACAACATCATTAGACATAAAAGTGAATAATGTTAAGTCACCATAAGTATTTGAAAAATAATCAATAGATTCAACTGCCTGTGCAATATATGAACCTTCAGAATGATTGAAAGCTTCTGCTTTTTTA is a window of uncultured Methanobrevibacter sp. DNA encoding:
- a CDS encoding 2-oxoacid:ferredoxin oxidoreductase subunit beta, encoding MSIEKNPDGNKFIPYMREDRLPHIFCPGCGNGSIMNAFFKGMEEAEMNFDNIAMVSGIGCSSRIPGYVKCDSLHTTHGRALSFATGLKVSNSDLDVVVFTGDGDAASIGGNHLIHAARRNINLTVICINNNIYGMTGGQISPTSPKGSFGTTAPYGNGDYPFKLAELVAAAGATYCARWTTVQVDELVESISTALKNPGFSFVEVVSQCPTYYGRKNKLRTPTAMAVTMKINTLSKEEAEGMSDEELIGKIVTGEFVNKSRAEFSDNIEKLSEDKSGSRTLINSAYESDV
- the sucC gene encoding ADP-forming succinate--CoA ligase subunit beta, which encodes MKFFEYMAKRIFDEEGIPILEGHVANSAEEATTIASDMGVPVAIKSQVLVGGRGKAGGIKFADNPGQTYKVADSLLGSTINGEKVHQLLIEKKANIIKEYFLSISIDRANKRPVIMVSNEGGVEIENLAKNNPEKIIKYHPNPLIEFLPYEAREIARKMGVSSELISPMGDVIYKLYKLFEKYDAETAEINPLVLTDDGLIAADAKFVVENDSLYRHQELVKLARYKKKAIDFVKLDGDIAVIGNGAGLTLTGMDMIKFHGGEPATFLDIGGGASEESIKKSLNIVLNYEPVKVVFLNVLGGITKADDVAHGVVDAIKESKSLVSIVIRLTGTNEEEGQKILEEAGIPYEISMEKAAKKAVELCNKIKAEE
- a CDS encoding DUF763 domain-containing protein → MQRKGAVNLPLHGGHPPKWLFTRMVKLSKAITEVILDEYGPHEFLNRISNPYWFQSFSCVLGFDWHSSGTTTTTLGALKQSIKPEEHGLYISGGKGPKSRKTPEGIQRAGDLFNLRTNTIENMVKSSKLSAKIDNSCIQDGYTLYQHNFFITEKGYWAVVQQGLNTENKYARRYHWMSDTAIDFLEEPHSAISCDIKNPKSLNMTDKESKEAQKISVDLINDNPEHLRSYFKRKDNQMLLTDFTMPSHHPVLDMDISDKEFEVLKNAWEIQPENYEELILLKGIGPKKIRALALISDLVFGEPASWEDPVKYSFTHGGKDGFPYPVDKEVYDNSINTMRDAIDQARLKKDEKMKAIKRLDDFIK
- a CDS encoding fumarate hydratase C-terminal domain-containing protein — protein: MKKIKTPITDEEINKLQIGDKISLSGVMYTGRDAALPQLVELIKKGKSPINTNGIAIMHTAVSDAGIAPTTSNKEEIESTIPFLSKHGVKIHIGKGMLNDETKKALNKNNSIFVITPPVAALLTNKVSEKKCVAFKNEGIEALYELKVENIPGIIAIAHGKSI
- a CDS encoding peptidylprolyl isomerase, whose product is MAINNGDFVRLNFTGKIQENDEIFDTTFEDVAKEAGLFDENKEYKPIPIIVGGNHLLPAIEEAIVGLEAGDSKTIEIDSENAFGPRNRQLIQLIPMKEFKRQGMTPVPGMKITSEGNTGKILTVNGGRVKVDFNHELAGKDLVFDVDVTEIIEDDEDKIKSMIELHYAAPNMDINKTVIDIDGDVVNITLDDVTKFDQKSYMDVTFARFRIAKDIWENMDFEKVNFVDSFEKKQEDDEEEAEE
- a CDS encoding 2-oxoacid:ferredoxin oxidoreductase subunit gamma codes for the protein MRKELRIGGFGGQGVILAGIILGKAACLFDKNEAVQTQSYGPEARGGASKCEVVISDGKIDYPKVQSPDILVAMSHEALLKYIVDLKDNGILIVDPGTTTIEDVQDFIDEHNIKVYNAPATKTAMDDIGLKIVANIVMVGAITKITEVISKDAAMESIKASVPAGTEDKNIAAFEAGYNF
- a CDS encoding 4Fe-4S dicluster domain-containing protein, yielding MIIIDEKLCKGCHLCLYMCPQNVYAISSEPNKKGVQLPYINFGDRCDKCGKCELACPDQAITVNNLEEN
- a CDS encoding 2-oxoacid:acceptor oxidoreductase subunit alpha, which translates into the protein MSEEFFIQGNEACAKGALKAGCRFFAGYPITPSTEVAETLARELPKVGGAFVQMEDEIASAGAIIGGSWGGSKSMTATSGPGISLMQENIGYAFISETPIVIVNVQRGSPSTGQPTMAAQADMMQARWGSHGDYEPIALSPSSVQEFFDFTIRAFNLAEEYRTPVFVLADEVIGHMREKIIVEDDIEITPRKMPENKDDFLPFKNVENGTNPMPSFGAGFDVHVTGLTHDERGYPDTNSPETHQTLVKRLCNKVLKNKDKICSIQSENCEDADIVIVSYGAPVRSVITATKEARANGKKVGYIKIDTPWPFPEEQIKELTKTASDVLVVEMNLGQMYYEVDRVIAGKSNTHLLGVIGGLLPTPEEILSKIEEIGGN
- a CDS encoding phosphatidylglycerophosphatase A, whose translation is MENTKLNIVVKDYGICINNPEYFLAFSDFTVSDGIDIVENVNILESKNDYTKTAKKAEAFNHSEGSYIAQAVESIDYFSNTYGDLTLFTFMSNDVVIEDFTENLKVANSPKGFTDARIDINHVLYIDKTLSPGMLLKIYKTVVKAKAEFLRGLCLPLHIENILNKNDFLAVLANVPENASADENSVDIVNNQYDDNQFVFEELATSIEEAVIISCEDAIEKLELSFGILDYFVSEGILLGDLVEAGLALVAGVEVTEEISEKLEAQILKSLCDINVIALLMAAIRTEADFTGGRIREVDVSDDPAYLYTDEVLGLAISNQIAGTKATFNFKRYDEAKPGIIGGLGPMVDDIFAGLIAGCMSKIFEE
- a CDS encoding tRNA (cytidine(56)-2'-O)-methyltransferase, with the protein product MMNVNVLRLDHRIGRDTRITTHVCLTSRAFGASKIYLSGEEDHKLMENVMDTANRWGGNFEIEYAKNYMGIINKWKDNGGKVVHLTMYGSQAHEIVGEVQESGADILIVVGGAKVPGKVYKSADWNVSVTTQPHSEVSSLAVFQHLLMDGKEFDLEFENPVFEVIPTAHGKNVNIHDENR
- the cobS gene encoding adenosylcobinamide-GDP ribazoletransferase translates to MDNEENERFSPIKSLLGLLSFSTIIPVNQYTSIEYMTRLVWCWPFIHLVIGILAAVCGIICADVLHLNSFFTAVLTYAFLMIITGYNHLDGVMDMADGVMVHGDPQKKISVMKDSSVGAGGVATLFIVASLTVAGIYNVLDYGCIAAIIICEMVAKSSLLTTALISKPLDGGIGCYFIYSTNMFNYILSTIIVGVIAYLVGDVIGIIGLVGAIVAGALIAFIAKRNFEIANGDVLGMSNEVGRLMALLFMSVALFFL